A window of the Anthonomus grandis grandis chromosome 9, icAntGran1.3, whole genome shotgun sequence genome harbors these coding sequences:
- the LOC126740681 gene encoding piggyBac transposable element-derived protein 3-like, translating into MANDAPGPSKKIRFCDTDFESTGLRWLDEIENEMLTAIESDEDSASESIYEPSEHDTDTEQEGEEEEFANTDEQEDSEDYEEPVNQASKKSRNFYGKNRFKWSSESFTSRSRTPKHNIVLRLPTLRGSASLLGHEAQPFAVWNLLITDDMLKTILHWTNEKIKKQRANLKNSSRSEHQDLDIVELKAFIGLLFYSAIFVSNHENISRIFATDGTGREIFRCVMSKQRFAFLLACLRFDNSLDRNIRKQENPLAAISELFDQFIKNCQTLYSLGVNCCIDEMLVSFRGRCRFKMYMPNKPCKYGIKIVCMTDARTHYFFNGYIYTGKDSDGFGLEKHLKKFNKPTQSVLRLVQPIAGSNRNITADNWFTSLELVEQLKNRKLTYVGTVKKNKKEIPPDFLPKKTEKLVRMELYLVLLKT; encoded by the coding sequence atggctaatgATGCGCCAGGTCCGTCAAAAAAAATTCGGTTTTGCGATACTGATTTTGAGTCTACAGGTTTAAGGTGGTTAGATGAAATCGAAAATGAAATGTTGACTGCAATTGAGAGTGATGAAGATAGTGCCAGTGAAAGTATTTATGAACCAAGTGAACATGACACTGATACAGAACAGGAAGGGGAAGAAGAGGAGTTTGCCAATACCGACGAGCAGGAAGATTCTGAGGATTATGAGGAACCGGTAAACCAAGCttccaaaaaatcaagaaatttctATGGCAAAAACCGATTCAAGTGGTCATCTGAGAGCTTTACATCGCGAAGCCGAACTCCAAAGCACAATATTGTGCTTCGTTTACCAACTCTACGAGGATCCGCTAGTCTGTTAGGGCATGAAGCACAACCTTTTGCAGTTTGGAACTTGCTGATCACGGATGATatgttaaaaactattttgcaTTGGACTAAtgagaaaataaagaaacaaagggccaatctaaaaaattcatcaagatCAGAGCATCAAGATTTGGACATTGTTGAGTTAAAAGCTTTTATCGGCCTGTTATTTTACAGCGCAATTTTTGTGTcaaatcatgaaaatatatCCAGAATATTTGCAACCGATGGCACTGGACGAGAAATATTTCGATGTGTGATGAGTAAGCAGAGGTTTGCATTTCTATTAGCGTGCTTACGCTTTGACAATTCTTTAGACCGAAATATCAGGAAACAAGAAAATCCACTTGCTGCAATATCTGAACTTTTTGATcagtttatcaaaaattgtCAGACTCTATATTCTTTGGGAGTAAACTGCTGCATTGATGAGATGTTGGTCTCTTTTCGAGGAAGGTGCAGGTTTAAAATGTATATGCCCAATAAGCCATGCAAATATGGAATCAAGATCGTATGTATGACAGATGCACGTacacactatttttttaatgggtaTATATATACTGGAAAAGACTCTGATGGATTTGGTttggaaaaacatttaaaaaaatttaataaaccaacGCAGTCTGTATTGAGATTAGTACAACCAATAGCTGGATCAAATCGAAATATTACCGCCGATAACTGGTTTACTTCTTTAGAACTTGTCGAGCAATTAAAGAATCGGAAACTTACGTATGTCggaactgttaaaaaaaataaaaaagagattcCCCCagattttttacctaaaaagaCAGAAAAGTTGGTAAGGATGGAACTTTATTTGGTTTTACTAAAGACGTAA